The following coding sequences are from one Flavobacteriales bacterium window:
- a CDS encoding DUF433 domain-containing protein: MKLSDYIEIDPTKRFGKPILKGTRITVGDVLNWLGNGMSKEDIIGDFPELNEKQIQACLLFAASRENQLGIAS, from the coding sequence ATGAAACTCTCTGATTACATAGAGATTGACCCAACCAAGCGCTTCGGAAAACCTATTCTGAAAGGTACGCGCATTACTGTAGGCGATGTGCTTAATTGGCTCGGAAACGGTATGAGTAAGGAAGACATCATTGGTGATTTTCCTGAACTGAATGAAAAGCAGATACAGGCCTGTCTGCTATTCGCGGCATCCCGCGAAAATCAGCTAGGGATTGCCTCGTGA
- a CDS encoding DUF5615 family PIN-like protein, with the protein MKLLFDQNISFRLVSKIKDVFPNVEQVRKLGLEDSSDEEIWRFSKENGYTIITFDSDFYDLSVVWGLPPKIVWIRTGNLVLTEIERLLRTHAENIERFVGQSELACLEIIGKPNS; encoded by the coding sequence GTGAAACTTCTGTTTGACCAGAACATTTCGTTTCGGCTGGTGTCGAAGATCAAAGATGTTTTTCCGAACGTTGAGCAGGTTCGAAAACTCGGGTTGGAAGACTCCTCTGATGAAGAAATATGGCGGTTCTCCAAAGAAAACGGCTATACCATTATCACTTTTGATAGCGATTTCTACGACCTATCCGTGGTTTGGGGTCTGCCCCCAAAGATTGTTTGGATCAGAACTGGAAACCTAGTGCTTACGGAAATTGAAAGGTTGCTCAGAACCCATGCCGAAAACATTGAACGATTCGTTGGGCAATCGGAATTAGCGTGTCTCGAAATTATCGGCAAACCCAATAGTTGA